One genomic window of Vibrio ziniensis includes the following:
- the xni gene encoding flap endonuclease Xni has translation MSIHLVIIDALNLIRRVHSAQPDPNDIERTISTTTRTLQRIINESEPTHIIAVFDHHLQDRGWRADLLPTYKEGRKPMPEPLQQGLDRIQQAWWELGIDSLLSEGDEADDLVATLACKVASHNEKVTIISTDKGYCQLLSPTLQIRDYFQHRWLDEPFIQNEFGVKPSQLADYWGLTGISSSQVPGVAGIGPKAAKEILTQFTDIEQAYASDELAPKYRKKLDEHIEMARICKRISTLKTDIELGFNLQDIRFNKE, from the coding sequence ATGTCTATTCATCTTGTCATTATTGATGCTCTCAATCTCATCCGTCGCGTTCATTCTGCACAGCCAGACCCTAATGATATTGAGAGAACCATAAGCACAACAACTCGCACGCTACAACGTATTATCAACGAATCCGAACCAACCCACATCATTGCGGTTTTTGATCACCACCTGCAAGACAGAGGCTGGCGTGCTGACCTTCTTCCAACCTACAAAGAAGGTCGAAAACCAATGCCCGAACCTCTTCAACAAGGATTAGATCGCATCCAGCAAGCATGGTGGGAACTGGGGATCGATTCACTGCTTTCAGAAGGTGATGAGGCAGATGATTTAGTCGCAACTTTGGCATGTAAAGTTGCGAGTCATAATGAGAAAGTCACTATTATTTCCACCGATAAAGGCTATTGCCAGCTTCTGTCACCAACTCTACAAATCCGAGACTACTTCCAACATCGTTGGTTAGATGAACCTTTTATTCAAAATGAATTCGGCGTTAAACCTTCACAGCTCGCCGATTATTGGGGATTAACGGGTATCAGCTCTAGTCAAGTTCCCGGTGTAGCTGGTATTGGGCCGAAAGCTGCGAAAGAAATTTTGACTCAGTTTACCGATATCGAACAAGCTTACGCCAGTGATGAACTCGCGCCTAAATATCGTAAAAAACTGGATGAACATATTGAGATGGCTCGAATCTGCAAACGGATTTCGACACTAAAAACCGACATCGAACTTGGCTTTAATCTTCAAGACATTCGCTTTAACAAAGAGTAG
- a CDS encoding alpha/beta fold hydrolase has protein sequence MSNTRIDGGENAPLFIFAHGAGADMDHEFMSRVAKGLAYKGIRVVRFNFPYMVKRSEDGKRRPPDRAPKLLDAFEEMIKAYGSKPVVIGGKSMGGRMASLLSDNTMVKGIACLGFPFHPPGKLDKYKGEHLAAMEKPCLILQGERDTFGTRDECNNFDFSSHIRLEYIPDGDHSFKPRKSSGHTEVGNIALAIEHLSRFILELNNEK, from the coding sequence ATGAGTAATACAAGAATAGATGGCGGTGAAAATGCACCTTTGTTTATTTTTGCTCATGGTGCCGGTGCAGATATGGACCATGAGTTTATGTCACGAGTTGCCAAAGGTTTAGCTTACAAGGGTATTCGTGTCGTGCGTTTTAACTTTCCTTATATGGTAAAACGATCAGAGGACGGTAAACGTCGCCCGCCAGACAGAGCGCCGAAGCTTTTAGATGCATTCGAAGAAATGATTAAAGCGTATGGATCGAAACCTGTCGTCATAGGTGGTAAATCTATGGGAGGCAGAATGGCGTCGCTTTTAAGTGATAACACTATGGTTAAAGGTATTGCTTGTTTAGGTTTTCCTTTTCATCCTCCGGGTAAGTTGGATAAGTACAAAGGCGAGCATTTAGCAGCTATGGAGAAACCTTGTCTGATTTTACAAGGTGAGCGCGATACTTTTGGGACTCGGGATGAATGCAATAATTTCGATTTTAGCAGCCATATAAGGCTTGAGTATATCCCCGATGGAGATCATAGCTTTAAACCTCGTAAGTCTTCTGGACACACTGAAGTGGGCAATATTGCTCTTGCGATTGAACATTTAAGTCGATTTATTTTGGAACTGAACAATGAAAAGTAA
- a CDS encoding GGDEF domain-containing protein, producing MGVLEQDIQIQLHQLKLQLEQTRLTQRDNSLRFKLEQKVLKRIVASLSLACKGEDSRLNQNLVELREALEQQKDVSILIPRLAVLERMLKKQTLDTQKQNQHLDEQVKHSGEVLLRIPGLPSKIKRDLRDLLSFSTGQSLPKVDQALRLLAIYERSIKIITTNPDAVVEELTQSADKEVLLKLNEELQLLITELDFEGESGDLLNDIRAKLLLGVSTQNLLELTLEVLKLVVAGTNYERKTSEKFLEQVNASLSSSLKSSALNVEQSHNYFEHRKDMHKELNSLVARSQTAVRDGTEINALKGTLNPLMSELASLSERLTLAEVREQALIERMDYTKNQMEALYEVTQDYRRRLEDQAQRMLQDPLTKVYNRTAFNDRIELEYRRWIRAQHNLRVVMLDIDKFKAINDSFGYAAGDKALKIIARTIKNNIEDTDTVARFSGEEFVLLLPERADSECYQIVQKIQRSISHLPFKFRDKNITITLSAASTLFKDSDSPEIVLERLHIALNNGKKFGPNQITWK from the coding sequence ATGGGCGTATTAGAGCAAGATATCCAGATTCAGTTACACCAACTCAAATTGCAGTTGGAGCAGACTCGTTTGACACAAAGGGATAACTCGCTCAGATTCAAACTTGAGCAAAAAGTCCTTAAACGAATCGTTGCATCACTCAGTCTTGCCTGTAAAGGCGAGGATAGTCGTCTCAACCAAAATTTGGTGGAATTACGAGAAGCGCTTGAACAACAAAAAGATGTCAGCATTTTAATTCCTCGCTTGGCCGTATTGGAGCGCATGTTGAAGAAGCAAACGTTAGACACCCAAAAGCAGAACCAGCATTTAGATGAACAGGTAAAGCATAGCGGTGAAGTATTACTACGTATTCCGGGTTTACCGTCTAAAATTAAACGTGACCTCCGTGATCTTCTAAGCTTCTCAACAGGACAAAGCCTACCGAAAGTAGACCAAGCTTTACGCCTTCTCGCCATTTATGAACGTTCAATAAAAATTATCACCACTAACCCTGATGCAGTGGTGGAAGAGCTAACCCAGAGTGCAGATAAAGAAGTCCTCCTCAAGCTGAATGAGGAATTGCAATTACTTATCACTGAGTTAGATTTTGAAGGCGAATCCGGCGACTTGCTGAATGATATTCGAGCTAAACTCCTACTCGGGGTGAGTACTCAGAATTTGTTAGAACTGACGCTTGAAGTACTAAAATTAGTTGTTGCTGGGACAAATTACGAACGTAAGACATCTGAAAAGTTTCTTGAACAAGTTAACGCGTCACTGTCTAGCAGCTTAAAAAGCTCGGCTCTGAACGTTGAACAGAGCCATAACTATTTCGAACACCGCAAAGATATGCACAAGGAACTGAATTCTCTTGTCGCTAGAAGCCAAACTGCCGTTCGTGATGGTACAGAAATCAACGCTCTAAAAGGCACTTTGAATCCTCTAATGAGCGAACTTGCTTCGTTATCGGAACGGCTGACACTAGCAGAAGTCCGCGAACAAGCGCTTATTGAACGTATGGATTACACCAAAAACCAGATGGAAGCGCTCTACGAAGTCACACAAGACTATCGTCGTCGCTTAGAAGATCAAGCTCAGCGTATGCTGCAAGATCCCCTTACCAAGGTATACAACCGCACAGCCTTTAATGATCGGATAGAACTTGAATATCGCCGTTGGATTCGAGCTCAGCACAATCTTCGTGTTGTGATGCTTGATATCGACAAATTCAAAGCCATCAATGACAGCTTTGGTTATGCTGCTGGTGATAAGGCACTGAAAATTATCGCTCGCACCATCAAAAACAATATTGAAGATACCGACACTGTCGCGCGTTTCTCTGGTGAAGAATTCGTGTTATTGCTGCCTGAGCGTGCTGATTCGGAGTGTTACCAAATCGTACAAAAGATTCAACGAAGTATTTCTCACTTACCATTCAAGTTCCGTGATAAAAACATCACTATCACCCTTAGTGCGGCAAGTACATTATTTAAAGATTCGGATTCACCAGAAATAGTTCTCGAGCGTTTACATATCGCTCTGAACAACGGTAAAAAGTTTGGTCCAAACCAAATCACTTGGAAGTAA
- the rlmM gene encoding 23S rRNA (cytidine(2498)-2'-O)-methyltransferase RlmM, with the protein MKQVMLYCRAGFEKECAGEIQDKATQLEVFGFPRVVKNAGYVLFECYQEGDADKLIKDIDFQALIFSRQMFAVAAELSDLPTEDRISPILSELGEFEDFPLCGDIRVETPDTNEAKELLKFCRKFTVPLRQAMRGKGLLTAKDNAKRPVLHVCFVKSGHCYVGYSYSNNNSKFFMGIPRLKFPADAPSRSTLKLEEAFHVFIPREEWDERLASGMWAVDLGACPGGWTYQLVKRSMFVHAIDNGMMADSLMETGQVKHHMVDGFKFEPPRKNVTWLVCDMIEKPSRVAQLMGEWIISGWAKEAIFNLKLPMKGRYDEVLQDIENLKIFLKDNNVKFRLQAKHLYHDREEITVHVQTLKTISPH; encoded by the coding sequence GTGAAACAAGTGATGCTCTATTGCCGTGCGGGCTTTGAGAAAGAATGCGCAGGTGAAATACAAGATAAAGCAACGCAACTTGAGGTTTTTGGTTTCCCTCGTGTCGTGAAAAATGCTGGTTATGTGTTGTTTGAGTGTTACCAAGAGGGGGATGCCGACAAACTGATCAAGGATATTGATTTTCAGGCGCTGATTTTCTCTCGCCAGATGTTTGCCGTTGCCGCTGAACTTTCCGATCTACCGACTGAAGATCGTATCTCGCCGATTCTTTCAGAACTAGGCGAGTTTGAAGATTTCCCTCTATGCGGAGATATTCGCGTAGAAACGCCAGATACCAATGAAGCAAAAGAACTGTTGAAGTTCTGTCGTAAGTTTACTGTGCCACTACGTCAAGCTATGCGCGGTAAAGGTCTTCTGACAGCTAAAGACAATGCGAAGAGACCTGTTCTTCATGTGTGCTTTGTTAAGTCTGGTCACTGTTATGTGGGTTATTCCTACAGCAATAACAACTCTAAGTTCTTTATGGGTATCCCTCGTCTTAAGTTCCCTGCGGACGCGCCAAGCCGTTCAACGCTTAAACTTGAAGAAGCATTCCACGTTTTCATTCCTCGTGAAGAGTGGGATGAGCGTTTAGCTTCAGGTATGTGGGCAGTAGACTTAGGCGCATGTCCTGGTGGATGGACGTATCAATTGGTGAAACGTTCGATGTTTGTACATGCCATCGACAACGGAATGATGGCGGATAGCCTAATGGAAACAGGACAAGTGAAACACCATATGGTTGATGGCTTCAAGTTTGAGCCGCCACGTAAGAACGTGACATGGTTGGTTTGCGACATGATTGAAAAGCCTTCTCGTGTGGCGCAATTGATGGGGGAGTGGATAATTAGTGGGTGGGCGAAAGAAGCGATCTTTAACCTTAAGCTACCAATGAAAGGTCGTTATGATGAAGTGTTACAGGATATTGAAAACTTAAAAATATTCCTAAAAGATAATAACGTTAAGTTTAGACTTCAGGCGAAACATCTTTATCATGACCGCGAAGAAATCACGGTGCATGTGCAGACGTTAAAGACGATCTCTCCACATTAA
- the ppnN gene encoding nucleotide 5'-monophosphate nucleosidase PpnN: MITQVSPAGSMDLLSQLEVERLKKTASSDLYQLYRNCSLAVLNSGSHTDNSKELLDKYTNFDITVMRRERGVKLELTNPPEHAFVDGHIIKGIQEHLFSVLRDIVYVNMHIAEGQRLNLTNSTHITNLVFGILRNAGALIPGITPNLVVCWGGHSINPIEYQYTREVGNELGLRELNICTGCGPGAMEGPMKGAAIGHAKQRYGDKRYIGLTEPSIIAAEPPNPIVNELIIMPDIEKRLEAFVRMAHGIIIFPGGPGTAEELLYLLGIMMHPENASQPMPIVLTGPKESEEYFRSIDEFIGETLGAEAQKHYTIVIDNPAEAARIMKNAMPKVRQQRKDNEDAYSYNWSLKVEPEFQLPFEPTHENMANLDLHLNQRPEVLAANLRRAFSGIVAGNVKSEGIREIERYGPFTLHGDSKLMKKMDKLLKDFVEQDRMKLPGGTAYIPCYRIES, encoded by the coding sequence ATGATCACTCAAGTCAGCCCGGCGGGGAGTATGGACTTACTCTCACAACTGGAAGTAGAACGATTAAAAAAAACTGCATCCAGTGATCTTTACCAGCTTTACCGTAACTGTAGCCTTGCGGTGCTCAACTCTGGAAGTCACACAGATAACTCAAAAGAACTGTTAGATAAGTACACTAACTTTGATATTACCGTCATGCGTCGCGAACGTGGTGTGAAACTGGAACTGACTAACCCACCAGAGCACGCTTTTGTTGATGGCCACATCATCAAAGGTATCCAAGAACATCTTTTTTCCGTGCTGCGCGATATTGTTTACGTCAATATGCACATTGCAGAAGGACAACGTCTCAACCTAACCAACTCAACACATATAACCAACTTAGTGTTTGGAATATTGCGTAATGCAGGAGCCCTTATTCCAGGTATTACACCAAACTTAGTCGTATGTTGGGGTGGTCATTCAATTAATCCAATCGAATACCAATACACTCGTGAAGTCGGTAACGAATTAGGTTTGCGTGAGCTAAACATCTGTACCGGATGTGGTCCAGGGGCAATGGAAGGTCCGATGAAAGGAGCGGCCATTGGTCACGCCAAGCAACGCTATGGTGATAAACGTTATATTGGATTAACTGAGCCTTCTATCATTGCTGCTGAGCCGCCAAACCCTATTGTGAACGAGCTGATCATCATGCCAGATATCGAAAAACGTTTAGAAGCGTTTGTTCGAATGGCACACGGTATCATCATTTTCCCTGGAGGTCCTGGTACGGCAGAAGAGCTTCTCTATTTGCTAGGTATTATGATGCATCCTGAGAATGCATCCCAACCAATGCCTATCGTATTAACCGGTCCAAAAGAAAGTGAAGAATACTTCCGTTCTATCGATGAGTTTATTGGTGAAACATTAGGTGCTGAAGCTCAGAAACACTACACCATAGTGATTGATAACCCAGCAGAAGCCGCGCGTATTATGAAAAATGCGATGCCTAAAGTTCGCCAACAACGTAAAGATAACGAGGATGCTTATAGCTATAACTGGTCATTAAAAGTTGAGCCTGAATTCCAACTTCCGTTTGAACCAACTCACGAAAACATGGCTAACCTAGATTTGCACTTGAACCAACGTCCGGAAGTTTTGGCTGCAAATTTACGTAGGGCTTTCTCTGGTATCGTTGCAGGCAACGTCAAGTCTGAAGGTATTCGAGAAATCGAACGTTATGGGCCATTTACTCTCCATGGCGATTCTAAGTTAATGAAGAAGATGGATAAGCTACTGAAAGACTTCGTTGAGCAAGATCGAATGAAGCTTCCGGGTGGTACTGCTTACATACCTTGTTATCGTATTGAAAGCTAG
- a CDS encoding DUF423 domain-containing protein produces the protein MKSKYLLTLGGLFSGIAVALGAFAAHGLKAHVTAYHLDVFQTGVQYQFIHAVALIACGILLTLSRSEKAQKYFSRAAICFIIGIFCFSGSLYALALTGIKWFGPITPMGGLLFIIGWVLFALAAMNFDEVKQ, from the coding sequence ATGAAAAGTAAGTACCTGCTCACATTAGGTGGTCTGTTTTCTGGTATTGCCGTTGCTCTTGGGGCATTTGCTGCACACGGTTTGAAAGCGCATGTCACCGCATACCATTTAGATGTTTTCCAAACTGGGGTGCAATATCAGTTTATCCATGCTGTGGCTTTGATTGCGTGTGGTATTTTGCTGACATTGTCTCGCAGTGAAAAAGCACAAAAATATTTTAGCCGCGCAGCGATTTGCTTTATCATCGGCATCTTTTGTTTTAGTGGCAGCTTATATGCGTTAGCGCTGACAGGGATAAAGTGGTTTGGACCAATTACTCCAATGGGAGGGCTACTCTTTATCATTGGTTGGGTTCTATTTGCTCTTGCTGCCATGAATTTTGATGAGGTGAAACAGTGA